Proteins encoded in a region of the Saccharothrix ecbatanensis genome:
- a CDS encoding ABC transporter substrate-binding protein produces the protein MKQRALWSAALVLGLTLASGCGSATAPGSSGGSGDKLVVWDWKSGDANVAAYLDKAKADFAKSHPDTEVEFVAQPFDQYYTLLGAAIQSGKGPDVMLFNGGGQLRDRVDALVPLDEYVAQDKQRLAGWDAFTKDGKTYASPVTLQGHPLYYNKALYKQAGLDPEAPAETWDDFVEDCGAITGKTGAKCFGVGNKEGIGIQFFLSGIGSAVLTPQEYDDWIAGKRDWASPNVKRVFELWKQVDDGGLNNDGVNSTAMFNDAFAVFQSAKAAHIIGLMSDIGHWKDFGEFLDPDDVGVMAAPVANPAATPSLPYDGGIGYAVAKWTKDPKSAADLVRSLTSSEALKAFYADAGAIASDTTIDVSAGGPAVTTITAGIKTGKPALHVALSSKTIDLMGRLSQQLLSGSITVDETVAQLAASDKAS, from the coding sequence ATGAAGCAGCGCGCACTGTGGTCGGCTGCCTTGGTGCTGGGTCTGACCCTGGCGTCCGGCTGCGGAAGCGCCACGGCGCCGGGATCCTCCGGCGGCTCGGGCGACAAGCTGGTGGTCTGGGACTGGAAGTCCGGCGATGCGAACGTGGCCGCGTACCTCGACAAGGCGAAGGCCGATTTCGCCAAGAGCCACCCGGACACCGAGGTCGAGTTCGTGGCACAGCCGTTCGACCAGTACTACACGCTGCTCGGGGCGGCGATCCAGTCCGGCAAGGGGCCCGACGTCATGCTCTTCAACGGTGGCGGTCAGCTCCGCGACCGGGTCGACGCGCTGGTGCCGCTGGACGAGTACGTCGCCCAGGACAAGCAGCGGCTGGCCGGCTGGGACGCGTTCACCAAGGATGGGAAGACCTATGCCTCGCCGGTGACGCTGCAAGGCCACCCGCTCTACTACAACAAGGCGCTGTACAAGCAGGCGGGACTGGACCCCGAGGCGCCTGCCGAGACGTGGGACGACTTCGTCGAGGACTGCGGCGCCATCACGGGCAAGACGGGCGCCAAGTGCTTCGGCGTCGGCAACAAGGAAGGCATCGGCATCCAGTTCTTCCTGTCCGGCATCGGTTCGGCGGTGCTCACGCCGCAGGAGTACGACGACTGGATCGCCGGGAAGCGGGACTGGGCCTCGCCGAACGTGAAGCGGGTCTTCGAACTCTGGAAGCAGGTCGACGACGGCGGGCTGAACAACGACGGGGTCAACTCCACCGCGATGTTCAACGACGCGTTCGCCGTCTTCCAGTCGGCCAAGGCCGCGCACATCATCGGCCTGATGTCCGACATCGGGCACTGGAAGGACTTCGGCGAGTTCCTCGACCCGGACGACGTCGGCGTGATGGCCGCGCCGGTGGCCAACCCCGCGGCGACGCCGAGCCTGCCGTACGACGGTGGCATCGGCTACGCGGTCGCCAAGTGGACCAAGGACCCGAAGTCGGCCGCCGACCTGGTGCGGTCGTTGACGTCGTCCGAGGCGCTGAAGGCCTTCTACGCCGACGCGGGCGCGATCGCGTCCGACACCACCATCGACGTCTCCGCCGGCGGCCCGGCCGTCACCACGATCACCGCGGGGATCAAGACCGGCAAGCCCGCCCTGCACGTCGCCTTGTCCAGCAAGACGATCGACCTGATGGGTCGCCTCTCACAGCAACTGCTCAGCGGCTCGATCACCGTCGACGAGACCGTGGCGCAGTTGGCCGCCTCCGACAAGGCGAGCTGA
- a CDS encoding carbohydrate ABC transporter permease, producing the protein MAPTVLIIVALRLWPLVLGVNFSFTGDGARNGAAVGLLVLLLPVAVAIPGLLATSIYLRVPGHRVYRGVYFFPAVLSPVIVGAIFNLLLAYDGPLNTLLGGVGLGPVDWLGDPDVAIFAVVGVHVWATFGMALVVFLAGFAALDPSLLDAAKVDGASLPQTIWHVIIPGLSRTIQFVFVTTMIGMLTSMFGLLFVMTSGGPEASTYLPEYYIWVQQGQFNQPALASAASTALFLIMLVVGLAQIGVLRRAGRES; encoded by the coding sequence GTGGCGCCGACCGTGCTGATCATCGTGGCGCTGCGGTTGTGGCCGCTGGTGCTCGGGGTGAACTTCTCGTTCACCGGCGACGGCGCCCGCAACGGCGCGGCGGTCGGCCTGCTGGTGCTGCTGCTCCCGGTGGCCGTGGCGATCCCCGGTCTGCTCGCCACGTCCATCTACCTCAGGGTGCCCGGACACCGGGTCTACCGGGGTGTCTACTTCTTCCCGGCGGTGTTGTCGCCGGTGATCGTCGGGGCGATCTTCAACCTGCTCCTCGCCTACGACGGTCCGCTCAACACACTGCTCGGCGGCGTGGGCCTCGGGCCGGTCGACTGGCTCGGCGACCCGGACGTGGCGATCTTCGCGGTCGTCGGCGTGCACGTCTGGGCCACGTTCGGCATGGCGCTGGTCGTCTTCCTGGCCGGGTTCGCAGCCCTCGATCCCTCGCTGCTGGACGCGGCCAAGGTGGACGGCGCGTCCCTGCCGCAGACTATTTGGCACGTGATCATCCCAGGGCTGTCCCGCACGATCCAGTTCGTCTTCGTCACCACGATGATCGGCATGCTGACGTCGATGTTCGGCCTGCTGTTCGTGATGACCAGCGGCGGTCCGGAGGCGTCCACCTACCTCCCCGAGTACTACATCTGGGTCCAGCAAGGACAGTTCAACCAGCCCGCGCTCGCCTCCGCGGCGTCGACGGCCCTGTTCCTGATCATGCTCGTGGTGGGACTCGCCCAGATCGGCGTCCTGCGACGTGCCGGCAGGGAGAGCTGA
- a CDS encoding carbohydrate ABC transporter permease yields MAGRRLTKWFVAVPMAALALATVYPLLFTANVAMKTRREYVLDRFSLSGALRWENIASAWTSVGMSRYFLNSAIVVTCSVALLLLFGSMAGFALARLRFRGSSVLFLGCLAALFIPFQVIMIPLTRVMADAGLVDTYPGLVLAYVAQFLPFTVFLMTSYYSTVPAEIVDAARIDGNTLYGVYWRIMLPLGRPALLSVGVLNALFCWNDVLISLLMMPSAENRTLMVGVTSLRGQYSDDIPVFASGVLIAAVPVLVVYLFLQRQIADGVTAGATKG; encoded by the coding sequence ATGGCCGGTCGGCGGTTGACGAAGTGGTTTGTCGCGGTGCCGATGGCGGCACTGGCGTTGGCGACGGTGTACCCGTTGCTGTTCACCGCCAACGTCGCCATGAAGACCCGCCGCGAGTACGTCCTCGACCGGTTCTCGTTGTCGGGGGCACTGCGGTGGGAGAACATCGCCTCGGCGTGGACGAGTGTCGGCATGTCCCGGTACTTCCTGAACTCGGCGATCGTGGTGACGTGTTCGGTCGCGTTGCTGCTGCTGTTCGGGTCGATGGCGGGGTTCGCGCTCGCCCGGTTGCGGTTCCGCGGTTCCTCGGTGTTGTTCCTGGGCTGCCTCGCCGCGCTGTTCATCCCGTTCCAGGTGATCATGATCCCGCTCACCCGGGTCATGGCCGACGCCGGCCTCGTCGACACCTACCCGGGGCTCGTCCTCGCCTACGTGGCGCAGTTCCTCCCCTTCACGGTCTTCCTGATGACCAGCTACTACTCGACCGTGCCCGCGGAGATCGTGGACGCGGCGCGGATCGACGGGAACACGCTGTACGGCGTGTACTGGCGGATCATGCTCCCGCTGGGCCGCCCGGCACTCCTGTCGGTCGGCGTGCTCAACGCCCTGTTCTGCTGGAACGACGTCCTCATCTCCCTGCTCATGATGCCGTCCGCGGAGAACCGCACGCTCATGGTCGGGGTCACCTCGTTGCGGGGGCAGTACTCGGATGACATTCCCGTGTTCGCCTCCGGCGTGCTGATCGCCGCGGTACCCGTCCTCGTCGTCTACCTGTTCCTGCAACGCCAGATCGCCGACGGCGTCACCGCAGGGGCCACGAAGGGCTGA
- a CDS encoding mandelate racemase/muconate lactonizing enzyme family protein — MRITGYRTLTTVQNWGRPIGDANGVFADGVVRVPIVIVETDVGITGVGLGHHVEIETVFAAIEGEDPRAVTALYDRMLRHVFKAGHAGAVFGTIGALDTALWDIKAQAAGEPLWRLLGGRDRRVPAYASGVDIGLGDDELVALYETYADRGLRVAKIKGGLDVDRDRDRLILVREVLAEAGRGTRPGLMLDVNEALTRKQAVRHVSELERTLDLIWIEEPVRRWDAEGHAVVGRGVRASIASGENLTGLEQYRPLIAAGAVDIVQAAAGWGVTHFLRVSAFAHAHDLPVSPIGNTPVGLLHAATSVPNHLVSELQDLQPPTGISIDLHVEDGAFVLGDSPGLGIRVDEDAIVASRRRLAVPATEGPHVRPERAGQRMLAVVQGAVAEPEYLRSAAVVMDEV; from the coding sequence ATGCGCATCACCGGTTACCGGACGCTCACCACCGTTCAGAACTGGGGTCGACCGATCGGCGACGCCAACGGCGTCTTCGCCGACGGCGTCGTCCGGGTGCCGATCGTCATCGTCGAGACGGACGTCGGCATCACCGGCGTCGGACTCGGGCATCACGTGGAGATCGAAACGGTCTTCGCCGCCATCGAAGGCGAAGACCCGCGTGCCGTCACCGCCCTCTACGACCGGATGCTGCGCCACGTGTTCAAGGCGGGCCACGCGGGCGCGGTGTTCGGCACCATCGGCGCACTCGACACCGCGTTGTGGGACATCAAGGCGCAGGCCGCAGGTGAACCGCTGTGGCGACTGCTCGGCGGACGCGACCGCCGGGTGCCCGCGTACGCCTCCGGTGTGGACATCGGGCTGGGCGACGACGAACTCGTCGCGCTGTACGAGACCTACGCCGACCGCGGACTGCGCGTGGCGAAGATCAAGGGAGGCCTCGACGTCGACCGGGACCGGGACCGCCTGATCCTGGTGCGCGAGGTGCTCGCCGAAGCCGGTCGCGGCACCCGGCCGGGCTTGATGCTCGACGTCAACGAGGCGTTGACCCGCAAGCAGGCGGTGCGCCACGTCAGCGAACTCGAACGGACGCTCGACCTGATCTGGATCGAGGAGCCGGTCCGGCGGTGGGACGCGGAGGGGCACGCGGTCGTCGGCCGTGGCGTCCGCGCCTCGATCGCCAGCGGCGAGAACCTCACCGGGCTCGAGCAGTACCGTCCGCTGATCGCGGCGGGCGCGGTCGACATCGTCCAGGCGGCGGCGGGCTGGGGCGTCACCCACTTCCTGCGCGTCTCTGCCTTCGCGCACGCCCACGACCTGCCCGTGAGCCCCATCGGCAACACGCCGGTCGGGTTGCTGCACGCCGCGACGTCCGTGCCGAACCACTTGGTCAGCGAGCTCCAGGACCTCCAGCCGCCGACGGGGATCTCGATCGACCTCCACGTCGAGGACGGGGCGTTCGTCCTGGGCGACAGCCCGGGACTGGGCATCCGCGTCGACGAGGACGCGATCGTCGCGTCCCGCCGCCGACTCGCCGTCCCGGCGACCGAAGGTCCGCACGTCCGGCCGGAACGTGCCGGCCAACGCATGTTGGCGGTAGTGCAAGGCGCAGTCGCGGAACCTGAGTACCTCCGATCTGCGGCGGTCGTGATGGACGAGGTGTGA
- a CDS encoding RICIN domain-containing protein: MSASAATVVLTAAVAAVALAPSASAATTTLYASPSGTGTSCTVTQPCSVPAAQAAVRSQNGSMSGDIVVQLADGVYRLSEPLRLTAADSGNNGYRVLWQAAPSARPVISGARAVTGWSVVDAGRNIWRANVPTGIDSRQLYVNGAVATRARTQVNRADFSFTSTGMRFSNSALNYLNNLGNQNRVEVESVNSFTDRYSPVQSISGNFLTMQQPAWNNNTFGYDTLTQPHRAGPLYLANAYEFLDSPGEWHLNPGTGALSYIPLAGQNMSAVSVELPLLQSLVDVGGTYAAPAHHISFSGITFTGTSWLGPSSNQGYADQQTGSYIGGNWNWPGDRLTSCQNGCTQFEAARPHWNQMPAAVQVSAANNITFSESQFVNLGQTAIGIGNDANAHASGVGLGASNITVTRSEIARSSAGGIVVGGVRADAHHPSDQRMVNRDITVSYNRIHDLGIEYRGNVSVLNTYVSTATVSHNEVYNMPYSGMSIGYGWGANDAGGNNNYATRGLYNYQPRYTTATTASNNRLVNNYIHDVMQQMHDGGCIYTLAWNPGASISGNHCQRTNGYFGVYFDEGSKYYSVTGNVFNNTGTWATANYWGGENMGNWTVTNNWSTNSSTNVTNGDRGNVVSGNTVVSNGNWPSGAQAVMANAGPGGGGTTGPQNAMLVGTQSGRCAEVPGGSANGAQTRLWDCNGGANQRWTYTSGKQLMVNGNKCLDASGAGTANGTAAIIWDCHSGTNQQWNVNANGTITGVQSGLCLDASGNGTANGTLLHLWSCHGGTNQQWSARN, encoded by the coding sequence TTGTCCGCGAGTGCCGCCACGGTGGTGTTGACCGCCGCGGTCGCCGCGGTGGCTCTCGCACCTTCCGCGTCCGCCGCCACCACGACCCTCTACGCCTCCCCTTCCGGCACCGGCACCAGCTGCACGGTCACCCAGCCGTGCTCGGTGCCCGCCGCCCAGGCCGCGGTGCGGTCGCAGAACGGCAGCATGTCCGGTGACATCGTCGTGCAGTTGGCCGACGGGGTGTACCGGCTCTCCGAGCCGCTGCGGCTGACCGCGGCGGACTCCGGCAACAACGGCTACCGCGTGCTGTGGCAGGCGGCCCCGTCCGCGCGTCCCGTCATCAGCGGCGCCCGCGCCGTCACCGGCTGGTCGGTGGTCGACGCCGGCCGGAACATCTGGCGTGCCAACGTCCCCACGGGGATCGACTCACGCCAGCTGTACGTCAACGGCGCGGTCGCGACCCGGGCCCGCACGCAGGTGAACCGGGCCGACTTCAGCTTCACCAGCACGGGCATGAGGTTCTCGAACTCCGCGCTGAACTACCTGAACAACCTGGGCAACCAGAACCGGGTCGAGGTGGAGAGCGTCAACTCGTTCACCGACCGGTACTCGCCGGTGCAGAGCATCAGCGGGAACTTCCTCACCATGCAGCAGCCCGCGTGGAACAACAACACCTTCGGGTACGACACGCTGACCCAGCCGCACCGGGCCGGGCCGTTGTACCTGGCCAACGCCTACGAGTTCCTGGACTCACCGGGGGAGTGGCACCTCAACCCCGGGACGGGCGCGCTGTCCTACATCCCGTTGGCGGGGCAGAACATGAGCGCCGTCAGCGTCGAGCTGCCGTTGCTCCAGTCGCTGGTGGACGTCGGCGGCACCTATGCCGCGCCGGCGCACCACATCTCGTTCAGCGGGATCACGTTCACCGGCACCAGTTGGCTCGGCCCCAGCAGCAACCAGGGGTACGCGGACCAGCAGACCGGCTCCTACATCGGGGGCAACTGGAACTGGCCGGGCGACCGGCTGACCTCGTGCCAGAACGGCTGCACCCAGTTCGAGGCGGCGCGACCGCACTGGAACCAGATGCCCGCCGCCGTGCAGGTCTCCGCCGCCAACAACATCACCTTCAGCGAGTCGCAGTTCGTCAACCTGGGCCAGACGGCCATCGGCATCGGCAACGACGCGAACGCCCACGCCAGCGGTGTCGGCCTGGGCGCCAGCAACATCACCGTCACGCGGTCCGAGATCGCCCGCAGTTCGGCCGGTGGCATCGTGGTCGGCGGCGTGCGCGCCGACGCCCACCACCCGAGCGACCAGCGGATGGTCAACCGGGACATCACCGTCAGCTACAACCGCATCCACGACCTCGGCATCGAGTACCGGGGCAACGTCTCGGTGCTGAACACCTACGTCAGCACCGCCACCGTGTCCCACAACGAGGTCTACAACATGCCGTACTCCGGCATGTCGATCGGGTACGGCTGGGGCGCCAACGACGCCGGCGGCAACAACAACTACGCCACCCGCGGCCTGTACAACTACCAGCCGCGCTACACGACAGCGACCACGGCGTCCAACAACCGGCTCGTCAACAACTACATCCACGACGTCATGCAGCAGATGCACGACGGCGGGTGCATCTACACGCTGGCGTGGAACCCGGGCGCCTCGATCAGCGGGAACCACTGCCAGCGGACCAACGGCTACTTCGGGGTCTACTTCGACGAGGGCTCGAAGTACTACTCCGTCACGGGCAACGTCTTCAACAACACCGGCACGTGGGCCACCGCGAACTACTGGGGTGGCGAGAACATGGGCAACTGGACGGTCACCAACAACTGGTCGACCAACAGCAGCACCAACGTGACCAACGGCGACCGCGGCAACGTGGTGTCCGGCAACACGGTCGTCAGCAACGGAAACTGGCCGTCCGGCGCGCAGGCCGTGATGGCCAACGCCGGGCCAGGGGGCGGCGGCACCACCGGCCCGCAGAACGCCATGCTCGTGGGAACCCAGTCGGGTCGCTGCGCCGAGGTACCCGGCGGGAGCGCCAACGGCGCACAGACCCGGCTCTGGGACTGCAACGGCGGCGCCAACCAGCGGTGGACCTACACCTCCGGCAAGCAGCTGATGGTCAACGGCAACAAGTGCCTGGACGCCAGCGGCGCCGGGACCGCGAACGGCACCGCGGCGATCATCTGGGACTGCCACAGCGGCACGAACCAGCAG